The DNA segment CGGCCACCGAACGCGCAAGAGTTTCGGGCGACGGCTTCTGCTTGCCTGCAATGACGCGGGCATTCTCCGCGCCCAGCGCCTGCGCCACCTCCAGCCATCCCGCGATCCAGCGGGTGTCGCGCTGACCGTCTATCGGATCGGTCATATCTCCTGCGTCGATCAGCAGGGTCTGCAGGATCACGCCCGAAACGTCGAGCTGATTGCGCAGTTCGGCAAGGTAGATGGGGTCGCGGCTGCGCAGGTGGAAGGAAACCACCTCGAGACGGTGATAGCCGTGATTGGCGAGCACTGAAGGAAGACCGAGCAGGGATTCCTCGCCCTCACCATAGCGATCGTCGCCATCGCTGACCGCATCGGTGGACAGATCGTGCGGGTAGATCGTGCCCAGGAGGCGGTGCAGCGACCAGGTGGAGACGGCGATGCGCTGGTTGGTGTCGGCCATTGTAGGACTCCTTGTTGTTGAGCCAACAGTTCCATGAGGTTGCAGCCGAAGCAAGGCACCGACGAATCGTTGACTTGCGTGGCGCTACATGTCCCTCGTGACGCTTCGGGCGCAGCGGGAGCCAAGGCGATGAGCGAGACAAAGGTCGGTGGCGGGGTAGCCTATGCGCATCGCGACCAAGCCTATTTCGATCGCCGCGGCCTGTTGCGCCATGCCAATGCCTGGCACCTCTGGGCGCTCGGCGTCGGCGCCGTCATTTCC comes from the Devosia lucknowensis genome and includes:
- a CDS encoding sugar phosphate isomerase/epimerase family protein, coding for MADTNQRIAVSTWSLHRLLGTIYPHDLSTDAVSDGDDRYGEGEESLLGLPSVLANHGYHRLEVVSFHLRSRDPIYLAELRNQLDVSGVILQTLLIDAGDMTDPIDGQRDTRWIAGWLEVAQALGAENARVIAGKQKPSPETLARSVAGFHELLAVNAGSPVKLVTENWFDLLSTPEAVHELLDRLEGQVGLLADFGNWTGPDKYDGLKSIFPRASLCHAKASFADGQLDEADYGLCVGVAEEAGYRGPYTLIFDADHPGEWSGLAEERDFITSRIG